Within the Deltaproteobacteria bacterium genome, the region TGCGGGCGCGCGTTCTGCGCGGGGCAGGATCTCGCCGAGATCGTGCCGCCGAGTGGCGCGCCGGGGCCCGCGGTGAGTGAGATCGTGGAGCAAAGCTACAACCCCACGGTTCGCCGCATCCTCGCGCTCGAGAAGCCGGTGGTGTGCGCTGTGAACGGCGCCGCGGCGGGCGCGGGCGCGAACCTCGCGCTCGCCTGCGACATCGTCGTCGCGGCGAAGAGCGCGTACTTCCTGCAGGCGTTCGTGAACATCGGCCTGATCCCCGACAGCGGCGGCACGTTCCTGCTCCCGCGACTCGTCGGCCTCGCGCGCGCGAAGTCGCTGGCGATGCTCGGCGAGCGCATCAGCGCGGAGCAGGCGCTCGCGATCGGGCTGATCCACGCCGTCGCCGAGCCCGACGCGCTCGAAGCGGACTCGCTCGCGCTCGCGAGGAAGCTCGCCGCGCTGCCCACGCGCGCGATCGGGCTCGCGAAGCGCGCGTTTCACGCCGAGGTGTTCCCCGAGCTGGAGGCCGCACTCGCGCGCGAGCGCGACCTGCAGGGCGAGGCATCGAGCACCGCCGACTACGCCGAGGGCGTGCGCGCGTTCCTCGCAAAGCGCAAGCCCGTGTTCACGGGGCAGTAGCGAGCGTGACGCACCCGTGTAGCCCGCCTCGCTGCGCCGACCCGAACGCTCGGCGTCTGACGCTCGGCGTTCGGGTCGCCGGCCCTGCGGGGGACCCGAACGCCTGGCGTCAGACGCCGAGGGTGCGAGTCCGTGCCGCCTGCGTCTCGCTCGCGTTCGCTTTCGCGCTGCTCGCGTCCGGCTGCGCCTCGGTTCCGGCGGATACGGACGCGGCGACGAACTCCGCGGTGCTCGGCAACGACGCGCTCTACGCCCCGCCGCACGGCGAGGGCTTCTCGGTGCTCGTGTACACCGAGGATCCGCTCGAGCCCGCGAACCGCCTCAGCCTGCGCGTCACGAAGGGTGCGCTCGACTACGTCGCGCAGCCGCTCGCGCTCGGCTACCGCGCGCTCGTGCCCGAGTTCGCGCGCGAAGCGCTCTCGCGCTTCTACGGCAACCTCAACTACCCCGGCCGCTTCGTCAGCTTGTTGATGCAAAGGCGCCTCAGAGACTCGGGCGAAGAGACCGGGCGCTTCCTCGTCAACTCCACCGCGGGCCTGCTCGGCCTCTTCGATCCCGCAACGCGCCTCTCGCTCGACTCGTTCCCCGAAGACGTGGGCCAAGCCTTCGGCCGCTGGGGAATCAGGCCCGGCCCCTATCTCTTCTTGCCCATGCTCGGCCCGAGCAACACCCGCGACGCCGTGGGCCGCATCTTCGACATGGCGCTCGATCCCGCGACGTACTTCACCGGTGCGACGCTCGCGTTCGGGCTGAACTCCTTCTCGCTGCGCGTCGACGACTACCGCGATCTCTCCGCCGTCGAGGCCGACTGGTACGCGCCGATCCGGACTTATTGGGCAATTCGGCGGGAGGCCGAGGTCGAGAACTACAGCATCCCGCTGACCGCCTTCGAAGCGAGCGACCCCGAGCCCTCGCTCGGCGTGCTGAAGTTCTCGCCGCGGGACCCCTCGTTCGGGCGGCGCGCGAAGGAGCGCGAGCTCGCGCTGCCGAGCACGGGCAAGACGCTGCGCTACTCGCTCTGGCTCCAGCCCGCGCCCGCGCCGCTCTTGTTCGTGCTGCCGGGCATCGGCTCGCACCGGCGCGGCGGCACGACCGTCGCGCTCGCGGAGATCGCGTACGCGCGCGGCTTCTCGGTCGCCGCGATCAGCAGCGCGTTCCAGCCCGAGGTGCAGCTCACCGCACTGCGCGCGCCGTACCCCGGCTTCGCGCCTCACGACGCGGCCGACATTCGCGCCGCGCTCGAAGCGATTCATGCCGACGTCGCGGCGTGGAAGCCCGGGCGCGTCACGAGCGCGAGCCTCGTCGGCCTCTCGCTCGGCGCCGCGCATGCGCTCCACATCGCAGCGCGGCCCGAAGGCGCACTCCAGTTCGAGCGCATCGTCGCCGTGAGTCCTCCGGTCGACTTCTTGTTGGCATCGCGCCGCTTCGACGAGTTCTTCGACGCGCCGCTGCGCTGGCCCGCGGCCGAGCGCGACCGGCGCGTGCTCGAGATCGGCAAGAAGGCGCTCGCGCTGTTCGACGGCGACGTGAGCGACCCGCGCCTGCCCTTCGACCGCATCGAGTCCGAGTTCCTGATCGGGCTCAACGGCCGCGACGCCGTGCACAACGCGATGGTCGCGATCCAGACGACGACGGGCCGCGGCGTGCTGTTGCAACCCGAGCTCGATCCCGAGCGCGGCTGGCTGCTCGAAGAGGTGAACCACAGCTCGTTCGACGCCTACGTGCGCCACCTCGTGGTGCCGCACTTCCTCGTGAGCGACCCCGACGCGAGCATCGACTCGCTGCTCGAAGCGAGCGGCCTGCGCGGCATCGCGCCAGCGCTCGCCGCGGACCCGCGCGTGTCCATCTTCACGAACGCCGACGACTTCTTGTTAGGCCCCGGTGACGCGGAATGGCTGCGCACGGCGCTCGGTGAACGCGCCACGGTCTTCCCGAGCGGTGGGCATCTCGGGAATCTGTGGGTGCCGGAGGTGCAGCGCGCGATCTTCGACGCGCTCTCCTCAGCGCCCTAACACCTCGGCCAGCGCGAGCACGAGCCGCTCGGTCGCGTCCCAGCCGAGACACGCGTCCGTGATGCTCTTCCCGTACGCGAGCGGCTGCGCGCTCGGCTCCTGCTTCCCGCCCACGAGATGGCTCTCGACCATCAGCCCCCGCAGCGCGTTCTGCCCTGCGCGTCGCTGCGCAGCGACCGCGAGCGCGACGTCGCGCTGCTTCTCGGGCGCGCGCTCGCTGTTCGCGTGCGAGCAGTCGACCATGATCGCGTCCAGCAGCGCGTGCTCCCGTAACAACTCCGCCGCAGCGCTCACCGAAGCCGCGTCCCAGTTCGGCTTTGCGCCGCCGCGCAAGACGAGGTGCGCGTAGGGGTTCCCCGATGTCTCGAGAATCGCGGGCGCGCCCTCCTTCGTGAGCGAGGGGAAGATGTGCCGCGCGCGCGCAGCGCGGATCGCATCGACCGCGACGCGCACGTCGCCATCGGTGCGGTTCTTGATGCCCACCGGCATCGAGAGCCCACTCGCGAGCTCGCGATGCACCTGGCTCTCGGCCGTGCGCGCGCCGATCGCACCCCACGACACGAGGTCCGCGTAGAACTGCCCGAACGTCGTGTCGAGAAACTCCGTGCCCGCCGGCAGCTCGCGCGCCGCGATCTCGGCGAGCAGGCCGCGCGCGATCCGCAGCCCCTTGTTGATGTGATACGAGCCGTCGAGATCGGGATCGTTGATGAGTCCCTTCCAGCCGACCACCGTGCGCGGCTTCTCGAAGTAGACGCGCATCACCACGAGCACGCGCTCGCGCACGCGCTCTGCCAGCGCGCGCAGCTTGTCCGCGTACTCGAGCGCCGCGCGCACGTCGTGGATCGAGCACGGCCCCACGACGAGCAGCACGCGCGCATCGCGTCCGTCCAGCACCGCTTCCACGGCGCGCCGCGAGCGCACGACGAACTCGGACGCGCCGGGTGTTAGGGGAATCTCCTCCGCGAGCACCGCGGGCGCGATGAGGGGACGGACGGCGGTGATGCGGAGGTCGTCGGATTTCGGCGTCATCTCGCCGGATATAGCGGCGCGGCCCCGTCAGCGCGCGACGCGCACCGCTGCCTCGAGCATCTCGCGCCCGATGGGCTCGAGGCCGAGCTGCGTGCAGAGCAGGCCGCTCGACACGCGCTCGACGACGCCCCACTCCCAGGCCGCTTCGGCGTCGAGGCCGGTGCGCGCGGCGAGTGCGCGCGCTCGCGCGCGGCCGTCGCCTTCGAGCGCCGCCGCGTCCTCGCGCAGGAGAATGCCGAGGTCGTACTCCGGCTCGGCGGCGAGGCCATCGGGGTCGATTGCCTTCCAGCTGCCGTCTGCGGCTTCGAGCACGTTCAGGTCGTGGAGGTCGCCGTGCACGAGCATTGCGCGCGCGTCGTCGTGCGCCGCGATGCGGCGCTCGGCGCAGGCGAGCGCGTGCGCGACGACGCGTTCGGGCAGCGGCCGCCCTAACAGCTCCCACTTTTCCTGGATGAAGCTCACGAGCCAGCGCCCCTTCTCCGCGCCCGTCATGAAGCGTGCGCCGCGCACGGGGCGCCACATGCGCTTCAGCAGATCGCACAGCACGTCGTGGCGCTGATCGAGAGACAAGCCCGCGCTCGCGAGAGGTCGGCCGAGGCGCTCGAGCAAGAGCGCGCCGCGCCGCACGTCGTGGCGGTAAAGCTGCGCGAGCCCTTCGCCGCGAGCGAGCTCGTACGCGGCGACCTCGCTCGCGGGGTCGTTATCCGCGCGCGGCACTAACAACTTCAGCACCGCCTGCGTGCCGCCCGCGAGCTCCGCCTCGGCGACGTACGCCTCGGTGCCGCCGCGGAAGGAGCTGCCCGCGCGCATCGACCAGTCGCGTTCGAGCGACGCGATGAGCGCGGGCAAGCCGTCGACCCACGCCTGCGCGCCGTGGATGCGCGCTTTGCTGAGGACTTCGTCGGGGATGGAGAGCTTGGTCACGGCGGCTCAACTTCGCAGGCGCGCTTCATGGTCGGGGTGGTGGGATTCGAACCCACGACGCCGACCTCCCAAAGATCGGGCTCTACCAAGCTGAGCTACACCCCGACGCCGCGGCAACCTAGCCGCCCGCCGTCGCACTGCGCGAGCGCGCGGCGAGAGCGGAGGCGAACGTGGCCGATGAAACGAAGCGGCGGGGTGGCCCACTCTCGGGGTTGCGCGCCCTCGATCTCACCGACGAGCTCGGCTTCCTGTGCGGGAAGATGCTCGCGGACCTCGGCGTCGACGTCGTGATGATCGAGCCGCCGGGCGGCGCGCCGCTGCGCGACGACACGTTCACCTGGGCAGCGTGGGCCCGTAACAAGCACAGCCTCGTCGCCGATCTCGCGACGCCCGCGGGCCGCGCCGGCGTGCTCGAGCTGGCGCGCCACGCGGACTTCTTCCTCGAGTCGCGCGCGCCCGGTGCGCTCGCGGCGCTCGGGCTCGCCTACGACGACCTCGCCGCGCTGAATCCCGCGCTCGTGTTCGTCTCGATCACGCCGTTCGGGCAGAGCGGGCCGAAGTCTTCGTTTCGCGGGAGCGATCTCGTGATCGCCGCGGCGGCGGGCCCGTTGTTGTTGCAGGGCGACGACGACCGCGCGCCGGTGCGCGTGAGCGCGCCGCAGGCCCTCGCGCACGCGGGCGCCGAGGCCGCGGTGGGCGCGCTGCTCGCCCACACGGAGCGCGTGCACTCCGGGCGCGGACAGCACGTCGACGTGTCGGCGCAGCAGGCGTACGCGGCAGCGACGCAGGCGGACATCCTCACCGCGCGCGTCGGCGACAAGAGTGGGAAGCGCGTCGGCGGCGGCCTGCGCATGGGCGATCTGCGCGTGCGCTTCTCGTATCCCGCGCGCGACGGCAACGTCTCGATCACGCACGCGTTCGGCAGCGCGATGGGGCCGGCGACGCAGCGGCTCATGGAGTGGCTCGGAGAGATGGGCGAGTGCGACGCCGACCTCGCGGGCATCGACTGGATCGGCTTCGGCGCGCGCGCGCTGCGCGGCGAGGAGAAGCCCGAGACGCTGCTGCGCGCGCAGGCGCAGATCGCGGCGGCCACCGCGAAGCGCACGAAAGCGGAGTGGCTCGCGCTCGCGATCGAGAAGAAGTTCCACGTCGCTCCCGCCGCCACACCGAGCGATCTCCTCGCGAGCGAACAGCTCGCCGTGCGCGGGCTCTTCGATGAGGTCGAGGGCGTGCGCGCGCCAGGCCGCTTCGCGGTGTTCTCGCGCACTCCGATCGCACCCGCGAGCGCACCGCCTGCGCTGGGCGTGGGCAGCGCGCGCGTGCTGAAGGAGTGGAGCGCGCCGCGCTCGGGCGCTGCACCCGTAACAACTCAGCGTGCGCTCCCGCTCGCCGGCGTGAAGGTGCTGGATTTCACCTGGGCGATCGCGGGCCCCACCGTGACGCGCACGCTCGGCGATTACGGCGCGACCGTGGTTCGCATCGAGGGCGCCGCGCACCCCGACGCGTGCCGCACCACGCGCCCCTTCCTCGGCGGCCGCTTCGGCGGCGAGCGCAGCGCGATCTTCCACACCATGAACGCGAACAAGCTGCAGCTCGGCCTCGACCTGACGAAGCCCGAGTCGCGCGAAGTGATCTTCGACCTCGCGCGCTGGGCCGACGTCGCGATCGAGTCGTTCTCGCCCGGCGTGATCGCGCGCATGGGCTTCGGCTACGACGCGCTCGCGAAGCTGAACCCGCGCCTCGTCTACGTCTCCACCTCGCTCGCCGGCCAGAGCGGCCCGCACGCGAGGCTCGCCGGCTTCGGCAACCTCGGCGCCGCGCTCTCCGGCATCTGGGAGCTGGTGGGCTGGCCCGACCGCGCGCCCGCCGGCCCGTATGCCGCGTACACCGACTACGTCGCGCCGCGCTTCTCGCTGTGCGCGATTCTCGCTGCGCTCGAGCACCGGCGGCGCACGGGTGAGGGCCAGTTCATCGATGTCTCGCAGGCCGAGTCCGCGATCCAGTTCATCGCGCCCGTGATCGCGGAGGCATCGGCGACAGGCCGCAATCGCACGCGCGCGGGCAACGCCGACGAGCGCTTCGTGCTGCACGGCGTCTTCCCGTGCACCGGTGACGACCGCTGGATCGCGATCGCCGCGCGCACGCACGCGGAGTGGGAAGCCGCCGCGAAAGTCCTCGGCTGCGATGCAAGCGCGCCGAGCGAGGCCGCGGTGGCCGCCGCGACCGCGAAGCACGACGCCTTCGCCCTAACGAGCGCGCTGCAGGCCGCCGGCGTCGCGGCGCACGCAGTGCAGTCGAGCATCGACCTCAGCGCCGACCCACAGCTCGAAGCCCGCGGCCACTTCGTCCCCGTCACGCACCCGACCATGGGCGCAAGCTGGGTCGAGGCAAGCCGCATCCACCTCTCGGAGACGCCGGCGCGCGTGGCAACGGTCGCGCCGAGCCTCGGTGGCGATAACGAATTCGTGCTGCGCGACCTACTCGGCTACGACGACGAGCGAATCTCGGCGCTCGCAGTGGCTGAGGCGCTGCAGTAACAGCTCGGCGCATTGCCGCGCCTAGGCGAAGCCAGAACGACCTCGAAGTCGAACGCTTCTCCCAAGCAGGTCGGCCGAGGCCGCAAGCGAAGCGCGCAGCAGCGGGCGAGTCCTCGAGCCCGATGCGGAGTAAACGTGGAGAAACTGCGCCACCACCCGCGTCCCGCTAATCCTCCAACGGAGGCTTCCCGATCAGCGCCTTCACGTTCGCCGGCCCCTCAGGCGCGGTGCCGGATTTCGCGACCACGCCCCAGTGTGCGTGCGCCAGCTGCTGCACCACCATCGCGGCGCGCAGCGCGTTGTAGAAGCCCTGCTCGTTCTGCGTTTGGTTCAGCGATTCCTTCGCGGTCTTGAGGCCCATCATCGGCTGCTCCGCGATCTCCTGCGCGAGCGCGAGCGTCTCGGCTTCGAGCTTCTCGCGCGGCACGACGCGGTTCACCATGCCGATCGCCTTCGCGGCGCGTGCTGTGATGGCGCGGCCGGTGAAGAGCATCTCCTTCGCCTTGCGCATCCCGAACTCCCACGGGTGGCCGAAGTACTCGACGCCGTTCACGCCGAACCCGACGACGGGGTCCTGGAACGTGGCGTCCTCGCTCGCGACGACGAGATCGAACGGCCACACGAGCATCAGCCCGCCCGCGATCACCTTGCCCTGCACCTGCGCGATGGTCGGCTTCGGCAGATTCCGCCAGCGCCAGCACAGGTTGAAGTAGACCTCTTCCTCGAACGCCCAGTGGCCCTCGGGTCCGGGCTGGCGGAAGCCGCGCGAGGTGCCGATCGCGACGTCGCGCAGCTTCCAGTCGCCGTCGTAGCCCATCGGCCCGTGGCCCGAGGAGAAGTGCTTGCCCGCGGCGGCGATGATGATCGCGCGCACCGCGTCGTCGGCGCAGGCGCGGTCGAGCGCGGCGTTCAAGCCGTAGAGCACGCGCAGGTTCTGCGCGTTCGCCTTGTCGGGGCGGTTCAGCACGATGCGCACCACGCGCTCGGCCGGCTGCTCGTAGAGCACGTCGCCGAAATCGTCCTCGCTCGCAGTCGTGGCCTCGCTCATCGCAGACTCCTCTCGCGGACGGCCTCAAATAGCGTGATCGCGCTGCATTCGCGAAGGGCCCCGGTAGATTGCGCCGCCCGTTACCCGAACACCGCGCTCCGCGTCGAAATCTCTCTGACAACTCCGAGGCTTGCGTGACGAATCGCAGCGATCGCATTCCGCCCGGCCAGACCGAGACCAAGAAGTGGCCCGTCCTGCATTACGGCGAGGTTCCGAGGTACGCGCCCGGCAAGTGGGACTTCCGCGTGTTCGGCCTCGTCGACGCCGAGCAGCGCTGGTCGCTCGCCGAGCTGAAGGCGCTGCCGCAGGTGGAGACGACGAGCGACATCCACTGCGTCACGACTTGGTCGCGCCTCGACACCACGTTCCGCGGCGTGCGCGTGCGCGATCTGCTCGCGGGCGTCGCGCGCAAGCCAGGCGCCGACTTCGTGCTGATCCACGCCGACCCGGGCTACACGACGAACCTGCCGCTCGCGGACCTAATGACTGACGACGTGCTGCTCGCGACGCACGAAGGCGGCAAGCCGCTGAGCGACGAGCACGGCGGCCCGGTGCGCCTCGTCGTGCCGAAGCTCTACTTCTGGAAGAGCGCGAAGTGGGTGCGCGGCCTCGAATTCACCGACATCGACGTGCCCGGCTTCTGGGAGCGCGCCGGTTACCACATGCGCGGCGACCCGTGGCGCGATGAGCGCTACCGCGACAGCGAGACGAACGCGATGCAGCGGATGAGAGCGGAGGCGAAGAAGCGGGGGCGCTGAATTGGGAACCATCCCGGCGGCCCAGCCTCGAACGGGCGGCCGCAAGCGACGCCGTTTCCCGGCGTCGCGCGCAGCGAGGCGAAGCCGAGCGAAGCCCAACGAGCCGTCACGCGAGCTTGATCAGCTGAAACACCTTCTCCTCGAGCCAGATCACCAGCTCGCGCAGCGCGTCTTGGCTCACTTCGTGCTGCATGTCGAACTCGCGGTACTGCACGTTCACGCCGCGGGCGAGCAGGCGCGTGCGCGACTCCTGCGCGCGGTCGACGGGAATCATCGGATCCTGCGTGCCGTGGATGACGAGCGCGGGGAAGTTCTGGTGCTCGTCCTGGCGCGGGATCGCGGCATCCACCTGCTCGGGCAACCAGCTCGAAAGCGCGACGAGGCCGGCGAAGCGACTCGGGCCCCCTAACACCAGGTCGTACGCCATCACGCCGCCCTGCGAGAAGCCCACCACCACGATCTTGCGGCGGTCGATCGGGTAGCGCTTGCACGCGTCGTCGAGGAATTCGCGCAGCAGCCCGCGCGCGGCGTCGAAGGCCTGCGGGTCGATCTCGCGCGTGCTCGTGATCGGCCACCAACCGAAGCCGAGCACGCCCCGCGCGATCTCGAAGGCGACCGGCCCCTGCGGCGACAGCACCAGCGCGCCGCCGCCGTGGAGGATGGGCGCGAGCCCGAGCAGGTCGTGCGCGTTCGCGCCCCAGCCGTGCAGCATGAGGATGGTCGGGTGCGGGCCTTCGCCCGGCGGGACGTGAGCGGTGTAGAGGAGTTCCATGCGGGCACGGTAGGCGCGAGGGCGTCGCGAGTCAGCGGGACGCGCAATTGCACGCACCCTAGGTGCGGAATCTCCGCGCCACGGCGCGCTGCCTCTCCGCGATCTGCGCGCGGCGCTCCTGCGCGCCGAAGGCGGGCGTGCTAGGGGGCAGCGCGGCGCGTAGGTCTGCGAGCTTCACGACGCGCGACGTCGGCTCGGGCGCGCTCGTCGCGAACACCCACCGGTAGGTGATGAGGCCATCGTGCCGGCCCTCGGTGTCGAGCCAGTTCTGCACGCCGGGATCGAGCTCTGCGATGACGACGCGGAAGCGGCCGTCGTCGTCCGTTCGAATCTGGTGACCCGTCAGGGAGCTCACGCGGTTCGCGAAGTCGAGCGATTCGAACCACGGGAACGCGTAGAGCTGGATCGACCAGTAGCGAGCGCGCGGCGCGTCGCACTCGATCACGAGCGCCTCGTCGTCCGCGAGGTTCCACCAGCCGCCGCCGTAATAGATGTCCCTCGCGCCGCCGGCTTGCGGGCGCGGCTTGCCGAGGCGGTTGTCCGGGAGAAACGAGCGAGCGCGGCGCATCCACTCGTTCCAGTACACGACGCTGCGCTCGACCCAAGTGGCCGCGCGATCGAGCGCGTGCGCCACCTGCTCAGCCTCGAGCGACGGCGGCGCGAGGCCCTCACTGCCCGCTCGCTCGATGCGGAAGTGCGCGACCGGGTCGTGCTGCCAGTCGCTCACGTACTGGCGCAGCAGCACGTACTCGGCCTCGGGGTGCAGCGGCACCCAGTTCCCCAGTTGCGGCGTCGCGCTCACGATCACCTCGAGCGAGCCATCCGCTGCGACTGCGAGCTGCGAGAGATTGCGCTCCTCGAACACGCGCAGCTGCCCGAGCTGCATGTCGCCCTCGTTCGTCGACAGGATCAGCTCGCGCAGGCCGCGCACGTTGCCCGTGATTCGATACGTGCCGCCCGCCTCCACGCGCGCGCGCTGATAGTGATTGTCCGCGTTCGGCCCGCCCCAGCGCGTGACGTCGTCGTCGAAGCGCAGGAATGCGGGGAAGCGCGGGTCCGCGAAGTCGAGGTACTGCTGCAGCGCGAACACGCTGAGGCGGCCGAGATGGCGGAAACCCTCGGCGCGGTCGCGCGGCGCGCTCGGGAAGTCGTCGCGAAGGATGCGCTCGCCCGTCGCCTTCAGGCGATCGCAGAATGCAGCCCAGTCTCGTTGCAGCGAGCTCGCGTCGCCGTGCTCCGCCATGCGCGCCTCCGTGCTCCCGGAAGCTGACTCAGCTTGTGCGGCCGCCGCATCGAGATCGCCAGACGCTGCGTCCGATCGTGATGAACGGCGTGTGGCGTTCACTTCGACTGCGAGGCCCCGCGCGTCCGCCGAAACGCGCGGCTTCTCGGGGCGCGCGGGGCTACGAGTGCTGCGCACGCGAGGAGCCCGCATGCCCGCACGGCGCGTCTACATCTTCAATCACGTGCAGAAGTGCGCGGGCACCTCGCTCGCGACCGCGATCTTTCGCAGCTTCGCGTGCCGCGAATCGGCGCAGCTCTACATGCTCTCGACCATCGACGAGTTCTTCCCGCGCTGGCAGCGCGGCGATTTCCGCGAGGCGGAGTCGATCTACGTCGCGAGCCACTTCGCTGCGGGCGCGCACGCGCTGTTCCCCGAGCACGAGCCGATGTATCTGACGATGCTGCGTGAGCCGCTCGCGCGCTTCCTCTCGGCCTACCGCATGGCGATGGACATCGGCACGCTGCCCGACTCGTTCACGCCCGAGAACTACTTCGCCGGCGCTTGGCCTAATTACTCGACGCTCGCGATCGGCGACGGCGACCTCGCGGAGGCGAAGCGGCGACTCGAGGACGAGTACCCGTTCGTCGGCATCACCGAGGAGTACGAGCGCTCGGCGGCATTGCTCGCGCACACGTTCGAGCTGCCGTTCATCGCGAAGCTGCACGCGAATCCGTCGGCGACGCGCGCACGAGGACCAGCTGTCGGGCGAGTTCAAGCAGCGCTTCTACGCCGCGAACTCGGACGACGCCGAGCTGTACCGGTTCGCGCGAGCGCTCTTCGAGCGCCGGTACCGCGCAGCGGAGCCGGCGATGCACGCGAGCTACCGCCCCGCCGTCGCGCTGGAATCGCAGCTCGACGTGATGGAGTTCCTGAAGGCGTACGTGCACGATGTCGGCGGCGCGGACAGCTTCATCTTCGAGCCGTGGTCGCCGCACGACCGGGCACGCACGCTGTTCTGGGGCGTCGTCTATCGCACGGGCTTCATCCCGCTCTGCTTCCGACTGCTCGAACAGAAACGCGTGGATGCGCTGCGCGTCGTGCTCGCGAATCTGCGCGCCTTCCACGAGCACGCGCCCTATGCCCAGCCAGTGCTCGGCCGCGCCATCGCGTTCTTCGAGAACGCCTGCGCAGGCGGCGCCATCGCACGCGAGATGCCCGTGCTCAGCGTGGACTACGTCGCGTTCCTCGAGACCGACCGCATGCTCCGCCACGGCCGCGCGCTGCGCGCGAGCGGCGACCTGAAGACGCGCATCGAGCGCGCGCTCCTCGCCGAGTAGCGAACGGGGAAGCACGCGCACGCAGCCGCACCGGTCGAGGCGCCGGCGCCAGAGCGGACCCCGCACGCGACACCACCACGCGTTGACTCGCGCCTCCATGCATCGCCGCGCCCCTCCGTCGCTGCTAACTCCCTTCGCCTATGCCCGCCAAGTCTCTCTTCGACAAAGTTTGGGAAGCGCACACCGTGCGCGAGCTGGCCGATGGCCAGACGCAGCTGTTCATCGGGCTGCACCTGATCCACGAGGTCACGAGCCCGCAGGCGTTCGCGCAGCTGCGCGAGATGGGACTCGCGGTGCGCTTCCCGCAGCGCACGTTCGCGACGGTCGACCACATCATTCCCACCGAGTCGCAGCGCCGGCCGCTCGCGGATTCGCTCGCGGAGGAGATGCTCGTTCACCTCGAGCGCAACTGCGGCGAGTACGGCATCCAGATCTATCTGCCGAGCAGCGGCAAGCAGGGCGTCGTGCACGTGATCGGGCCCGAGCTCGGGCTCACGCAGCCGGGCATGACGGTCGCCTGCGGCGACTCGCACACCTCGACCCACGGTGCGTTCGGCGCGATCGCGTTCGGCATTGGCACCTCGCAAGTGCGCGACGTGCTCGCCACGCAGTGCCTCGCGATGGCGAAGCCGAAGCTGCGCCGCATCGAGGTCACGGGCAAGCTCGCGAGCGGCGTCTACGCGAAGGACGTGATCCTGCACATCATCCGCCGCCTCGGCGTGAACGGCGGCGTCGGCTTCGCCTACGAGTACGCGGGCGCGGTGATCGAAGCGATGTCGATGGAAGAGCGCCTCACCGTGTGCAACATGTCGATCGAGGGCGGCGCGCGCGTCGGCTACGTGAACCCCGACGAGATCGCGACGACGTACCTGCGCGGTCGCGAGTTCGCTCCCAAGGGCGCTGCGTGGGACAAGGCGGTCGCGTTCTGGCGCGGCATGGCCAGCGACGCGGGCGCTCACTACGACGATCGCGTCGAGCTCGCGGGCCGCGAGATCGCGCCGACCGTCACCTGGGGCATCAACCCTGGGCAGGCACTCGGGGTGAACGAGGCGCTGCCGCTGCTCACGCAGGTGCGCGACGACGAGCGCGCGGGCTTCGCCGAGGCGTGCGAGTTCATGGGCTTCGCGCCGGGACAGAAGATCGCGGGCACGAAGATCGACGTGGCGTTCATCGGCTCGTGCACGAACGGGCGCATCAGCGACCTGCGCGAGGCCGCGCGCGTCGCGCGCTCGGGCAAAGTCGCGAAGGGTGTGCGCGCGCTCGTGGTGCCGGGCTCGCAGCAAGTCGCGAAGCAGGCCGAGGCCGAGGGGCTGCACGAGGTGTTCCGCAGCGCCGGCTTCGAGTGGCGCCTCGCGGGCTGCTCGATGTGCCTCGCGATGAACCCCGATCAGCTGAAGGGGCGCGAGATGTGCGCCTCATCGAGCAATCGCAACTTCAAGGGCCGCCAAGGCTCGCCGACCGGCCGCACGCTGCTGATGTCCCCCGCGATGGTGGCGGCAGCGGCGATCG harbors:
- a CDS encoding enoyl-CoA hydratase/isomerase family protein, with protein sequence MRIALARPDVLNSLNRAMARELQAALDEAAARADVRGVLLTGCGRAFCAGQDLAEIVPPSGAPGPAVSEIVEQSYNPTVRRILALEKPVVCAVNGAAAGAGANLALACDIVVAAKSAYFLQAFVNIGLIPDSGGTFLLPRLVGLARAKSLAMLGERISAEQALAIGLIHAVAEPDALEADSLALARKLAALPTRAIGLAKRAFHAEVFPELEAALARERDLQGEASSTADYAEGVRAFLAKRKPVFTGQ
- a CDS encoding VacJ family lipoprotein; this translates as MRVRAACVSLAFAFALLASGCASVPADTDAATNSAVLGNDALYAPPHGEGFSVLVYTEDPLEPANRLSLRVTKGALDYVAQPLALGYRALVPEFAREALSRFYGNLNYPGRFVSLLMQRRLRDSGEETGRFLVNSTAGLLGLFDPATRLSLDSFPEDVGQAFGRWGIRPGPYLFLPMLGPSNTRDAVGRIFDMALDPATYFTGATLAFGLNSFSLRVDDYRDLSAVEADWYAPIRTYWAIRREAEVENYSIPLTAFEASDPEPSLGVLKFSPRDPSFGRRAKERELALPSTGKTLRYSLWLQPAPAPLLFVLPGIGSHRRGGTTVALAEIAYARGFSVAAISSAFQPEVQLTALRAPYPGFAPHDAADIRAALEAIHADVAAWKPGRVTSASLVGLSLGAAHALHIAARPEGALQFERIVAVSPPVDFLLASRRFDEFFDAPLRWPAAERDRRVLEIGKKALALFDGDVSDPRLPFDRIESEFLIGLNGRDAVHNAMVAIQTTTGRGVLLQPELDPERGWLLEEVNHSSFDAYVRHLVVPHFLVSDPDASIDSLLEASGLRGIAPALAADPRVSIFTNADDFLLGPGDAEWLRTALGERATVFPSGGHLGNLWVPEVQRAIFDALSSAP
- a CDS encoding 3-deoxy-7-phosphoheptulonate synthase, whose translation is MTPKSDDLRITAVRPLIAPAVLAEEIPLTPGASEFVVRSRRAVEAVLDGRDARVLLVVGPCSIHDVRAALEYADKLRALAERVRERVLVVMRVYFEKPRTVVGWKGLINDPDLDGSYHINKGLRIARGLLAEIAARELPAGTEFLDTTFGQFYADLVSWGAIGARTAESQVHRELASGLSMPVGIKNRTDGDVRVAVDAIRAARARHIFPSLTKEGAPAILETSGNPYAHLVLRGGAKPNWDAASVSAAAELLREHALLDAIMVDCSHANSERAPEKQRDVALAVAAQRRAGQNALRGLMVESHLVGGKQEPSAQPLAYGKSITDACLGWDATERLVLALAEVLGR
- a CDS encoding phosphotransferase, translated to MTKLSIPDEVLSKARIHGAQAWVDGLPALIASLERDWSMRAGSSFRGGTEAYVAEAELAGGTQAVLKLLVPRADNDPASEVAAYELARGEGLAQLYRHDVRRGALLLERLGRPLASAGLSLDQRHDVLCDLLKRMWRPVRGARFMTGAEKGRWLVSFIQEKWELLGRPLPERVVAHALACAERRIAAHDDARAMLVHGDLHDLNVLEAADGSWKAIDPDGLAAEPEYDLGILLREDAAALEGDGRARARALAARTGLDAEAAWEWGVVERVSSGLLCTQLGLEPIGREMLEAAVRVAR